In Aureibaculum algae, the following are encoded in one genomic region:
- a CDS encoding GNAT family N-acetyltransferase, with amino-acid sequence MNIELVSPNDITTIKTFLKEQVGMDDTFGYTENLVSRKEIFMIKESDVIIATSECRMSDSQPEIADLGIIVNKNYQGKGIATQIMKMQVNRVLKSGRKPICSTTLDNIASKKAIEKSGFYCSNIIFDIAF; translated from the coding sequence TTGAATATAGAATTAGTTTCACCAAATGATATTACAACTATTAAAACTTTTTTGAAAGAACAGGTTGGAATGGATGATACTTTTGGTTATACTGAAAACCTTGTTTCTAGAAAAGAGATTTTTATGATTAAGGAATCGGATGTTATCATTGCCACGAGTGAATGTAGAATGAGTGATTCACAACCCGAGATTGCCGATTTAGGAATTATCGTAAACAAAAATTATCAAGGTAAAGGAATTGCAACACAAATAATGAAAATGCAAGTGAATAGAGTATTAAAATCCGGTAGAAAACCGATTTGTTCAACAACTTTGGATAATATCGCTTCAAAAAAAGCAATTGAAAAATCAGGGTTTTATTGTTCTAAT